One stretch of Halobaculum marinum DNA includes these proteins:
- a CDS encoding DHH family phosphoesterase: MSTGVTVSSMSTYAILGCGSVGHAVADELADEEKDVLILDRDESRVEALRDQDLNAKVQDIAEPDVVDAVADRDVILILSSDVDANKAAVRAIREHGSDQYVVVRASDPVSEDELADLGADVVINPSTVIADSALRSLESGELEYKARQLADILRATNGKLAILAHDNPDPDSIAAAVALKAIAAEYDVDADILYDGEIGHQENRAFVNTLGIDLHARDDAQPLDEYGALALVDYAETGGNEIDAEVDVYIDHDEPDTVIDAAFTDIRKNVSATSTILTKYLQEFDLSPDETVATALLYGIRAETVDFKRDTTPADLTAAAYLHPFANHDTLEDVESPSMSPETLDVLAEAIQNREVHGSHLISNAGFVRDREALAQAAQQLLNLEGITTSAVFGIAEDTITLAARSKDIRINIGNVLREGFSDVGEAAGHSKQGTAEIPLGLFTGIETTESNRDTLLQLSEEAVRKKLFDAMGVESSATPGSGSGESSNGS, translated from the coding sequence CGAACTGGCCGACGAGGAGAAGGACGTGCTGATCCTCGACCGTGACGAGTCGCGCGTCGAGGCGCTGCGCGACCAGGACCTGAACGCGAAGGTGCAGGACATCGCCGAACCGGACGTGGTCGATGCGGTCGCCGACCGAGACGTGATCCTGATCCTCTCGTCGGACGTGGACGCGAACAAGGCCGCCGTCCGCGCGATCCGCGAGCACGGCAGCGACCAGTACGTGGTCGTCCGCGCCTCCGACCCCGTCAGTGAGGACGAACTGGCGGATCTGGGCGCCGACGTGGTGATCAACCCCTCGACGGTGATCGCCGACTCCGCGCTGCGCTCGCTGGAGTCTGGTGAGTTGGAGTACAAGGCCCGCCAACTCGCGGACATCCTCCGGGCGACCAACGGGAAACTCGCGATCCTCGCACACGACAACCCCGACCCCGACTCCATCGCCGCCGCGGTCGCGCTCAAGGCCATCGCCGCAGAGTACGACGTCGACGCCGACATCCTCTACGACGGGGAGATCGGCCACCAGGAGAACCGGGCGTTCGTCAACACGCTCGGGATCGACCTCCACGCGCGCGACGACGCCCAACCGCTCGATGAGTACGGCGCGCTCGCGCTCGTCGACTACGCCGAGACCGGCGGCAACGAGATCGACGCCGAGGTCGACGTGTACATCGACCACGACGAACCGGACACGGTGATCGACGCGGCGTTCACCGACATCCGCAAGAACGTCTCGGCGACGTCGACGATCCTCACGAAGTACCTCCAGGAGTTCGACCTCTCGCCCGACGAGACGGTCGCGACGGCGCTGCTGTACGGAATCCGCGCGGAGACGGTCGACTTCAAACGCGACACCACCCCCGCGGACCTGACGGCGGCGGCGTACCTCCACCCGTTCGCCAACCACGACACGCTCGAGGACGTGGAGTCGCCGAGCATGAGCCCCGAGACGCTGGACGTGCTCGCGGAGGCGATCCAGAACCGCGAGGTGCACGGCAGTCACCTCATCTCCAACGCGGGGTTCGTCCGCGACCGCGAGGCGCTCGCGCAAGCGGCCCAACAGCTCCTGAACCTGGAGGGGATCACCACCTCCGCCGTCTTCGGCATCGCCGAGGACACGATCACCCTCGCGGCTCGGTCGAAGGACATCCGCATCAACATCGGGAACGTGCTCCGTGAGGGGTTCTCCGACGTGGGCGAGGCCGCGGGCCACTCCAAGCAGGGGACCGCCGAGATTCCGCTGGGGCTGTTCACCGGCATCGAGACGACCGAGTCGAACCGCGACACGCTGCTCCAGCTGTCTGAGGAGGCGGTCCGGAAGAAGCTGTTCGACGCGATGGGCGTCGAGAGCTCCGCGACTCCCGGTTCCGGGTCGGGCGAGTCAAGCAACGGCTCGTAA